A single genomic interval of Streptomyces sp. 1222.5 harbors:
- a CDS encoding Rne/Rng family ribonuclease, translating into MLEPTEPNEGSELNTPSDTLPPRRRRRAASRPAGPPVAAEAPAEVTVPAIPAADADEVTEVVETEAAEEAAETAATTGTEEAPEETAPAARPRRRATRRASAPGGAPTAAEGAETVVPAAAEAETPAAVAEGGEVVVGEEAAPRRTRRRATRTVATPTGGAASAEETAAPADEAAPAQEPPAEAAPAARPRRRATRRAAAPAGAPEAVAAETVQQTEAPQETGAAETAAVAEEAAPAARPRRRATRRAAAPAGAPEAAETAPVEETPAAEQAEETAPAVAEEAAPAVEEAAPRRTRRRATRQASAPADAPATETAAPAAAEAPAETAPVEEAAPRRARRRAVRPTFGFSEPAQPAAEAAEGEGRRRPARPSVAVFQAPVFAEPKFQTPERAAAEAAAEAVEAVEEQPEEHAEERADAGSRRRRRRRGADRAEETQAVETAAEDEETEEAEEPTGESAEGLADGEESEDGDEAEGYEESGSRRRRRRGGRRRRRGDAGDGEGPDGEGDELAAEQAEQDAEDTAEQEEEDAEDARGDESGGSSSSRRRRRRRRRAGDSGPDSETSADDPERTVVKVREPRKPSEPSDEVQSIKGSTRLEAKKQRRREGREQGRRRVPIITEAEFLARREAVERVMVVRQHGDRTQIGVLEDNVLVEHYVNKEQSTSYVGNVYLGKVQNVLPSMEAAFIDIGKGRNAVLYAGEVNFEALGMANGPRRIEAALKSGQSVLVQVTKDPIGHKGARLTSQVSLPGRYLVYVPEGSMTGISRKLPDTERARLKTILKKIVPEDAGVIVRTAAEGASEEELRRDVERLQSQWEDIQKKSKNGNAPTLLYGEPDMTVRVVRDIFNEDFTKVVVSGDEAWSTIHGYVSHVAPDLADRLSKWTSEVDVFATYRIDEQLAKALDRKVWLPSGGSLVIDRTEAMVVVDVNTGKFTGQGGNLEETVTRNNLEAAEEIVRQLRLRDLGGIIVIDFIDMVLESNRDLVLRRLLECLGRDRTKHQVAEVTSLGLVQMTRKRVGQGLLESFSETCVHCNGRGVIVHMEQPASGGGGGGGGKRKKRGRGGDGQEHVHETAAVAVETGEAVEPETETAVEVAAELAEPVALPAPEFAPDEELYSSVAEAEAAAGRGRSRRRASRRASAPAGAPKAEKAERAMDRKVEAPQPEAAEPEAAVQAPTAQDVTADEAAARPVRPEPAAEALAEPAAAEDQVVPAPQAEAPEEAAPKGRTRRRATRKVSAPAGSPAGAEAAVLTVAETAPAAEAPAEQPAAPAEEAPAESAAPARPRRRAVRKATAPTASEETAVVVVPAAATEETAEAGEEIAEAVATAKKTARKAAKKATAKKAATKKTAAKKTAAKKTTAKKAAKTAKTAAAKATAKKTTTVSTAADEG; encoded by the coding sequence ATGCTCGAGCCGACCGAACCCAACGAGGGTTCCGAACTGAACACTCCCAGCGACACCCTGCCGCCGCGCAGGCGTCGCCGTGCCGCCTCCCGCCCGGCGGGTCCGCCCGTCGCGGCCGAGGCGCCCGCCGAGGTCACCGTGCCGGCCATACCGGCCGCCGACGCCGACGAGGTCACCGAGGTCGTCGAGACCGAGGCGGCCGAAGAGGCAGCGGAGACAGCGGCGACCACCGGGACCGAAGAGGCACCCGAGGAGACCGCTCCCGCCGCGCGTCCGCGCCGCCGTGCCACCCGCCGCGCGTCCGCGCCCGGCGGGGCCCCGACGGCCGCCGAGGGCGCCGAGACCGTCGTACCGGCCGCCGCCGAGGCGGAGACGCCCGCCGCAGTCGCCGAGGGCGGCGAGGTCGTCGTCGGCGAGGAGGCCGCCCCGCGCCGCACCCGCCGCCGTGCCACCCGCACCGTGGCGACGCCCACCGGTGGCGCCGCTTCCGCCGAGGAGACGGCCGCTCCCGCGGACGAGGCGGCTCCCGCCCAGGAGCCCCCCGCCGAGGCCGCTCCCGCCGCGCGTCCGCGCCGCCGTGCCACCCGCCGTGCGGCCGCGCCCGCCGGGGCCCCCGAGGCCGTCGCGGCCGAGACGGTCCAGCAGACCGAGGCCCCGCAGGAGACCGGCGCCGCCGAGACGGCCGCCGTCGCCGAGGAGGCCGCTCCCGCCGCGCGTCCGCGCCGCCGTGCCACCCGCCGTGCGGCCGCGCCCGCCGGCGCGCCGGAGGCCGCCGAGACCGCGCCCGTGGAGGAGACCCCGGCCGCCGAGCAGGCGGAGGAGACCGCTCCGGCCGTCGCCGAGGAGGCCGCGCCCGCCGTCGAGGAGGCCGCTCCGCGCCGCACCCGGCGCCGGGCCACCCGCCAGGCGTCCGCGCCCGCCGACGCCCCTGCCACCGAGACCGCCGCTCCCGCCGCGGCCGAGGCCCCGGCCGAGACCGCCCCCGTCGAGGAGGCCGCCCCGCGCCGCGCCCGGCGCCGGGCCGTGCGTCCCACCTTCGGCTTCTCCGAGCCGGCGCAGCCCGCCGCCGAGGCCGCCGAGGGCGAGGGCCGGCGCCGCCCGGCCCGCCCCTCCGTCGCCGTCTTCCAGGCGCCGGTGTTCGCCGAGCCCAAGTTCCAGACCCCGGAGCGAGCCGCCGCCGAGGCCGCCGCGGAGGCCGTCGAGGCCGTGGAGGAGCAGCCCGAGGAGCACGCGGAGGAGCGCGCCGACGCCGGTTCGCGCCGTCGCCGTCGCCGCCGGGGCGCCGACCGGGCCGAGGAGACGCAGGCCGTCGAGACCGCCGCCGAGGACGAGGAGACCGAGGAGGCCGAGGAGCCCACCGGCGAGTCCGCCGAGGGCCTCGCCGACGGCGAGGAGTCCGAGGACGGCGACGAGGCCGAGGGCTACGAGGAGTCCGGTTCGCGCCGCCGCCGCCGCCGTGGCGGACGCCGCCGTCGCCGCGGTGACGCCGGTGACGGCGAGGGCCCGGACGGCGAGGGCGACGAACTGGCCGCCGAGCAGGCCGAGCAGGACGCCGAGGACACCGCCGAGCAGGAGGAGGAGGACGCCGAGGACGCTCGTGGCGACGAGTCCGGCGGCTCCAGCTCCAGCCGCCGCCGGCGCCGCCGTCGCCGTCGCGCAGGGGACAGCGGCCCGGACTCCGAGACGTCCGCCGACGACCCCGAGCGCACGGTCGTCAAGGTCCGCGAGCCGCGCAAGCCCAGCGAGCCGTCCGACGAGGTGCAGTCAATCAAGGGCTCCACCCGTCTGGAGGCCAAGAAGCAGCGCCGCCGGGAAGGCCGCGAGCAGGGCCGCCGCCGCGTCCCGATCATCACCGAGGCCGAGTTCCTGGCCCGCCGTGAGGCCGTCGAGCGCGTGATGGTGGTCCGCCAGCACGGCGACCGCACCCAGATCGGCGTCCTGGAGGACAACGTCCTCGTCGAGCACTACGTCAACAAGGAGCAGTCGACCTCCTACGTCGGCAACGTGTACCTCGGCAAGGTGCAGAACGTCCTGCCCTCGATGGAGGCCGCCTTCATCGACATCGGCAAGGGCCGCAACGCCGTGCTGTACGCCGGTGAGGTCAACTTCGAGGCGCTGGGCATGGCCAACGGCCCGCGCCGTATCGAGGCCGCCCTGAAGTCGGGCCAGTCGGTCCTCGTCCAGGTGACGAAGGACCCGATCGGCCACAAGGGCGCGCGCCTGACCAGCCAGGTCTCCCTGCCGGGCCGCTACCTCGTGTACGTCCCCGAGGGCTCCATGACCGGCATCAGCCGCAAGCTGCCCGACACCGAGCGGGCCCGGCTGAAGACCATCCTCAAGAAGATCGTCCCCGAGGACGCCGGCGTCATCGTGCGCACCGCCGCCGAGGGCGCGAGCGAGGAGGAGCTGCGCCGCGACGTCGAGCGGCTCCAGTCGCAGTGGGAGGACATCCAGAAGAAGTCCAAGAACGGCAACGCGCCGACGCTGCTGTACGGCGAGCCGGACATGACCGTCCGGGTCGTCCGCGACATCTTCAACGAGGACTTCACCAAGGTCGTCGTCAGCGGTGACGAAGCCTGGTCGACCATCCACGGGTACGTCTCGCACGTCGCGCCGGACCTGGCCGACCGCCTGTCGAAGTGGACCTCCGAGGTCGACGTCTTCGCCACCTACCGGATCGACGAGCAGCTCGCCAAGGCGCTGGACCGCAAGGTCTGGCTGCCCAGCGGCGGTTCGCTGGTGATCGACCGGACCGAGGCGATGGTCGTCGTCGACGTCAACACCGGCAAGTTCACCGGCCAGGGCGGCAACCTGGAGGAGACGGTCACCAGGAACAATCTGGAGGCGGCCGAGGAGATCGTGCGCCAGCTGCGGCTGCGCGACCTCGGCGGCATCATCGTGATCGACTTCATCGACATGGTCCTGGAGTCCAACCGCGACCTGGTGCTGCGCCGCCTGCTCGAGTGCCTGGGCCGGGACCGGACCAAGCACCAGGTGGCCGAGGTGACGTCGCTGGGCCTGGTCCAGATGACCCGCAAGCGGGTCGGACAGGGCCTGCTGGAGTCCTTCTCCGAGACCTGCGTCCACTGCAACGGCCGCGGTGTCATCGTGCACATGGAGCAGCCGGCCTCCGGCGGTGGTGGCGGTGGCGGCGGCAAGCGCAAGAAGCGCGGCCGTGGCGGCGACGGGCAGGAGCACGTGCACGAGACGGCCGCGGTGGCCGTGGAGACCGGCGAGGCCGTCGAGCCGGAGACGGAGACCGCCGTCGAGGTGGCCGCCGAGCTCGCCGAGCCCGTGGCCCTGCCCGCGCCCGAATTCGCGCCCGACGAGGAGCTGTACAGCAGCGTCGCCGAGGCGGAGGCGGCGGCCGGCCGTGGCCGTTCGCGCCGCCGTGCGAGCCGCCGGGCGTCCGCTCCGGCCGGTGCGCCGAAGGCGGAGAAGGCCGAGCGGGCGATGGACCGGAAGGTCGAGGCCCCGCAGCCGGAGGCCGCGGAGCCCGAGGCCGCCGTGCAGGCCCCGACCGCGCAGGACGTCACCGCCGACGAGGCGGCGGCGCGCCCGGTGCGGCCGGAGCCGGCCGCCGAGGCGCTGGCCGAGCCCGCGGCCGCCGAGGACCAGGTGGTCCCGGCCCCGCAGGCCGAGGCTCCCGAGGAGGCCGCGCCGAAGGGCCGTACGCGCCGCCGGGCGACCCGGAAGGTGTCGGCCCCGGCCGGTTCCCCCGCGGGTGCCGAGGCGGCCGTCCTGACGGTGGCCGAGACCGCGCCCGCGGCCGAGGCACCGGCCGAGCAGCCGGCGGCCCCGGCCGAGGAGGCGCCCGCCGAGAGCGCCGCCCCGGCCCGCCCGCGCCGCCGTGCCGTGCGCAAGGCCACCGCGCCGACCGCGTCCGAGGAGACGGCCGTCGTGGTCGTGCCCGCGGCCGCGACCGAGGAGACCGCGGAGGCCGGCGAGGAAATCGCCGAGGCGGTCGCCACGGCCAAGAAGACCGCCCGCAAGGCGGCGAAGAAGGCGACGGCCAAGAAGGCCGCCACCAAGAAGACCGCGGCCAAGAAGACGGCCGCCAAGAAGACGACGGCCAAGAAGGCGGCCAAGACCGCCAAGACGGCCGCCGCGAAGGCGACGGCGAAGAAGACCACCACGGTCTCCACCGCCGCCGACGAGGGCTGA
- the rplU gene encoding 50S ribosomal protein L21, giving the protein MYAIVRSGGRQHKVAVGDIVEVDKISTAKVGDTVELSTLLVVDGDSVTSDPWVLAGIKVQAEVVDHHKGQKIDILRYKNKTGYRRRQGHRQQYTAIKVTSIPAAAK; this is encoded by the coding sequence GTGTACGCCATCGTGCGCAGCGGTGGTCGCCAGCACAAGGTTGCTGTCGGCGACATCGTTGAGGTTGACAAGATTTCCACCGCCAAGGTGGGCGACACGGTCGAGCTCTCGACCCTGCTCGTCGTCGACGGCGACTCCGTGACCAGCGACCCGTGGGTGCTGGCCGGCATCAAGGTCCAGGCCGAGGTCGTGGACCACCACAAGGGCCAGAAGATCGACATTCTGCGCTACAAGAACAAGACCGGCTACCGCCGTCGTCAGGGCCACCGCCAGCAGTACACGGCGATCAAGGTCACGTCGATTCCCGCGGCTGCGAAGTAA
- the rpmA gene encoding 50S ribosomal protein L27: MAHKKGASSTRNGRDSNAQRLGVKRFGGQVVNAGEILVRQRGTHFHPGAGVGRGGDDTLFALQAGAVQFGTHRGRKVVNIVPAA, encoded by the coding sequence ATGGCACACAAGAAGGGCGCATCGTCCACCCGGAACGGTCGCGACTCCAATGCCCAGCGGCTCGGCGTGAAGCGCTTCGGCGGTCAGGTCGTCAACGCGGGTGAGATCCTGGTCCGTCAGCGCGGCACCCACTTCCACCCCGGCGCCGGTGTCGGCCGTGGCGGCGACGACACGCTGTTCGCCCTGCAGGCCGGTGCGGTCCAGTTCGGTACCCACCGTGGCCGCAAGGTCGTGAACATCGTTCCGGCTGCCTGA
- the obgE gene encoding GTPase ObgE, producing the protein MTTFVDRVELHVAAGNGGHGCASVHREKFKPLGGPDGGNGGRGGDVILTVDQSVTTLLDYHHSPHRKATNGKPGEGGNRSGKDGQDLILPVPDGTVVLDKAGNVLADLVGHGTSYIAAQGGRGGLGNAALASARRKAPGFALLGVPGDLHDIVLELKTVADVALVGYPSAGKSSLISVLSAAKPKIADYPFTTLVPNLGVVTAGSTVYTIADVPGLIPGASQGRGLGLEFLRHVERCSVLVHVLDTATLESDRDPVSDLDIIEEELRQYGGLDNRPRLVVLNKVDVPDGKDLAEMVRPDLEARGYRVFEVSAVAHIGLRELSFALGDLVGKARAAKPKEEATRIVIRPQAVDDAGFTVTREESGGEPLFRVRGEKPERWVRQTDFNNDEAVGYLADRLNRLGVEEQLMKAGARSGDGVAIGPDENAVVFDWEPSVMAGAEMLGRRGEDHRLEAPRPAAQRRRDKDAERDEALREYDDFDPFE; encoded by the coding sequence ATGACCACCTTCGTGGACCGCGTCGAGCTGCACGTCGCCGCGGGTAACGGAGGTCACGGCTGTGCCTCCGTCCACCGCGAGAAGTTCAAGCCGCTCGGCGGCCCGGACGGCGGGAACGGCGGGCGTGGCGGTGACGTCATCCTGACCGTCGACCAGTCCGTGACGACGCTCCTCGACTACCACCACTCGCCGCACCGCAAGGCCACCAACGGCAAGCCCGGCGAGGGCGGCAACCGTTCCGGCAAGGACGGCCAGGACCTGATCCTGCCCGTGCCGGACGGCACGGTCGTCCTGGACAAGGCGGGCAATGTGCTCGCCGACCTGGTCGGCCACGGCACCTCGTACATCGCCGCCCAGGGCGGCCGGGGCGGGCTCGGCAACGCGGCGCTGGCCTCCGCCCGCCGCAAGGCGCCCGGCTTCGCGCTGCTCGGCGTGCCCGGCGACCTGCACGACATCGTCCTGGAGCTGAAGACCGTCGCCGACGTGGCCCTCGTGGGCTACCCGAGCGCCGGCAAGTCCTCGCTGATCTCGGTGCTCAGCGCGGCCAAGCCGAAGATCGCCGACTACCCGTTCACGACGCTCGTGCCGAACCTGGGCGTGGTGACGGCGGGTTCGACCGTCTACACCATCGCCGACGTGCCCGGGCTCATCCCCGGCGCCAGCCAGGGCAGGGGCCTCGGCCTCGAGTTCCTGCGGCACGTGGAACGGTGCAGCGTGCTGGTGCACGTGCTGGACACCGCCACCCTGGAGTCCGACCGCGACCCGGTCTCCGACCTCGACATCATCGAGGAGGAGCTGCGGCAGTACGGCGGCCTCGACAACCGGCCGCGGCTCGTCGTCCTGAACAAGGTCGACGTCCCCGACGGCAAGGACCTCGCCGAGATGGTCCGCCCCGACCTGGAGGCCCGCGGCTACCGCGTCTTCGAGGTGTCGGCGGTCGCCCACATCGGGCTTCGGGAGCTGTCGTTCGCGCTCGGCGACCTGGTCGGCAAGGCGCGTGCCGCCAAGCCGAAGGAGGAGGCCACGCGCATCGTCATCCGGCCCCAGGCCGTGGACGACGCGGGCTTCACCGTCACCCGTGAGGAGTCCGGCGGCGAGCCGCTGTTCCGGGTGCGGGGCGAGAAGCCGGAGCGCTGGGTCCGCCAGACCGACTTCAACAACGACGAGGCCGTCGGCTACCTCGCCGACCGCCTCAACCGCCTCGGGGTGGAAGAGCAGCTGATGAAGGCGGGTGCCCGGTCCGGCGACGGCGTGGCCATCGGTCCCGACGAGAACGCGGTCGTCTTCGACTGGGAGCCGTCGGTGATGGCCGGCGCGGAGATGCTGGGCCGTCGTGGCGAGGACCACCGTCTCGAAGCGCCCCGGCCCGCGGCCCAGCGCCGCCGGGACAAGGACGCGGAGCGGGACGAGGCGCTGCGCGAGTACGACGACTTCGACCCGTTCGAGTAG
- a CDS encoding bifunctional cytidylyltransferase/SDR family oxidoreductase gives MSQHIAKPRTTAVILAGGTGQRVGLSIPKQLLKIAGKAVIEHTLTTFENAESIDDVIVLMAPGYVPDVEKIVAKAGLTKVRRVIEGGSTRNETTERAIAALGEGLAEGEDRNVLFHDAVRPLLSQRVIDDCVAALERYQAVDVAIPSADTVIVTRTHGEDGEFITEIPDRSRLRRGQTPQAFKLSTIRHAYEVAAGDPNFQATDDCSVVLKYLPDVPIHVVAGDEYNMKVTQPVDVFIADKLFQLGTTAAPERNGEETYRELLAGRTVVVFGGSYGIGKDIAELAESNGAKVYALGRSTTGTHVENPEEVDDALSKAYAETGRIDYVVNTAGVLRIGKLAETDNATIAEALQVNYLAPVQIARTAYKYLAETKGQLLLYTSSSYTRGRAEYSLYSSTKAAMVNLTQALADEWAGDGVRVNCINPERTATPMRTKAFGEEPAGSLLSSEAVARTSLDVLLSELTGHVIDVRQQDPTAGAAKASGFEQALASVLDRQDDM, from the coding sequence GTGTCTCAGCACATAGCCAAGCCCCGTACCACCGCAGTGATCCTGGCCGGTGGCACCGGTCAGCGGGTCGGTCTGTCGATTCCCAAGCAGTTGCTGAAGATCGCCGGCAAGGCGGTCATCGAGCACACGCTGACCACTTTCGAGAACGCCGAGTCGATCGACGACGTCATCGTGCTGATGGCGCCCGGTTATGTGCCGGACGTCGAGAAGATCGTGGCCAAGGCCGGTCTCACCAAGGTGAGGAGGGTCATCGAGGGCGGCTCCACCCGGAACGAGACCACGGAGCGCGCGATCGCGGCCCTCGGTGAGGGCCTGGCCGAGGGCGAGGACCGCAACGTCCTGTTCCACGACGCCGTACGCCCCCTGCTCTCGCAGCGCGTCATCGACGACTGCGTGGCGGCGCTGGAGCGGTACCAGGCCGTGGACGTGGCCATCCCGTCCGCGGACACCGTCATCGTCACCCGCACGCACGGCGAGGACGGCGAGTTCATCACCGAGATCCCGGACCGCTCCCGGCTGCGCCGCGGCCAGACCCCGCAGGCCTTCAAGCTGTCCACGATCCGGCACGCCTACGAGGTCGCCGCCGGCGACCCCAACTTCCAGGCCACGGACGACTGTTCCGTCGTGCTCAAGTACCTGCCGGACGTGCCGATCCACGTCGTCGCGGGCGACGAGTACAACATGAAGGTGACGCAGCCGGTCGACGTCTTCATCGCCGACAAGCTGTTCCAGCTCGGCACCACCGCCGCGCCCGAACGGAACGGCGAGGAGACGTACCGCGAACTGCTGGCCGGTCGGACCGTCGTCGTCTTCGGCGGCTCGTACGGCATCGGCAAGGACATCGCCGAACTCGCCGAATCCAACGGCGCGAAGGTCTACGCCCTCGGCCGCTCCACGACCGGCACCCACGTGGAGAACCCGGAGGAGGTCGACGACGCGCTGTCCAAGGCGTACGCGGAGACCGGCCGGATCGACTACGTGGTCAACACCGCCGGCGTGCTGCGCATCGGCAAGCTCGCCGAGACCGACAACGCCACCATCGCGGAGGCGCTCCAGGTCAACTACCTGGCGCCGGTGCAGATCGCGCGCACCGCCTACAAGTACCTGGCGGAGACCAAGGGCCAGCTGCTGCTCTACACCTCGAGCAGCTACACCCGCGGCCGCGCCGAGTACTCCCTGTACTCCTCCACCAAGGCCGCCATGGTGAACCTCACCCAGGCGCTGGCCGACGAGTGGGCCGGCGACGGCGTCCGGGTCAACTGCATCAACCCCGAGCGCACCGCGACCCCCATGCGCACCAAGGCGTTCGGCGAGGAGCCCGCCGGCTCGCTGCTCTCCTCCGAAGCGGTGGCCCGGACTTCTCTCGACGTGCTGCTGTCGGAGCTGACCGGCCATGTCATCGACGTCCGCCAGCAGGACCCCACCGCGGGTGCCGCCAAGGCCTCCGGCTTCGAGCAGGCGCTGGCCTCGGTGCTGGACCGCCAGGACGACATGTAG
- a CDS encoding glycosyltransferase: MPYLVECLASVEAQTIDPARLEVIAVDDGSTDGTGGCLEEFAARAPMPVTVVRQDNSGGPSGPRNVGLGKAAGRYVFFLDADDRLGPEALERMVAMADENGTDVVLGRVEGVNRTAPKSMFGKTLGRTDVHSSNIKFTLSAQKLFRRELLERHGMRFDESLWTGEDALFTLEAYLRADGVSVLADYTCYYLVGREDGKHVTKTGGYTLRFDSARALMKLIADMVPAGDRRDALMIRPFLITLLPQFGPTFLTDDEDVRRHKFELAGPLMDAHWTPGVARLLKVHERLRLHLVAMGRPELLLDVVRFVKAKKQAPAVLEKRGTRLYLIYPHFRSRAAGVPDEIYLAEAREARAFEGYRAAAANTFLRRALRKARRMLPIGGFGATAA, translated from the coding sequence ATGCCGTACCTGGTGGAGTGCCTGGCGTCCGTCGAGGCGCAGACCATCGACCCGGCACGCCTGGAGGTCATCGCCGTCGACGACGGCTCCACCGACGGCACGGGGGGGTGCCTGGAGGAGTTCGCGGCCCGCGCCCCCATGCCCGTCACCGTCGTCCGCCAGGACAACTCCGGCGGCCCCAGCGGCCCCCGTAACGTCGGCCTCGGCAAGGCGGCCGGACGCTACGTCTTCTTCCTGGACGCCGACGACCGGCTCGGCCCCGAGGCCCTGGAGCGCATGGTCGCCATGGCCGACGAGAACGGCACGGACGTCGTCCTCGGCCGCGTCGAGGGCGTCAACCGCACCGCGCCGAAGTCCATGTTCGGCAAGACCCTCGGCCGGACCGACGTCCACTCCTCCAACATCAAGTTCACGCTGAGCGCGCAGAAATTGTTCCGCCGCGAACTGCTGGAGAGACACGGCATGCGGTTCGACGAGTCGCTGTGGACCGGCGAGGACGCGCTGTTCACCCTGGAGGCGTACCTGCGCGCGGACGGCGTCTCCGTCCTCGCCGACTACACGTGCTACTACCTGGTCGGCCGCGAGGACGGCAAGCACGTGACGAAGACCGGCGGCTACACGCTCCGCTTCGACTCCGCGCGCGCCCTGATGAAGCTGATCGCCGACATGGTCCCGGCCGGCGACCGGCGCGACGCCCTCATGATCCGGCCCTTCCTCATCACCCTGCTGCCGCAGTTCGGGCCCACGTTCCTCACCGACGACGAGGACGTCCGCCGGCACAAGTTCGAGCTGGCCGGGCCGCTGATGGACGCCCACTGGACGCCCGGCGTCGCCCGCCTGCTGAAGGTCCACGAGCGGCTGCGGCTGCACCTGGTCGCCATGGGACGCCCCGAACTGCTGCTGGACGTCGTGCGGTTCGTCAAGGCCAAGAAGCAGGCGCCCGCCGTCCTGGAGAAGCGCGGCACCCGCCTGTACCTCATCTACCCGCACTTCCGCTCCCGGGCGGCCGGCGTCCCCGACGAGATCTACCTCGCCGAGGCCCGCGAGGCGCGCGCGTTCGAGGGCTACCGCGCGGCCGCCGCCAACACCTTCCTGCGCCGCGCCCTGCGCAAGGCGCGGCGGATGCTGCCGATCGGAGGCTTCGGAGCGACGGCCGCCTGA
- the proB gene encoding glutamate 5-kinase produces the protein MGEARRIVVKVGSSSLTTAAGGLDADRVDALVDVLAKSRGGDGTARSGNGGEREIVLVSSGAIAAGLAPLGLRRRPRDLARQQAAASVGQGLLVARYTASFARYGVRVGQVLLTSDDMSRRAHHRNASRTLDKLLAMGAFPIVNENDTVATDEIRFGDNDRLAALVAHLVHADLLVLLSDVDGVYDGDPSKPGTSRIAQVRGPEDLAGVEIGNAGKAGVGTGGMVTKVEAARIAAAAGIPVVLTSAVHAAEALAGGDTGTYFHPAGKRSADRLLWLQHASTPQGALTLDDGAVDAVVKGRKSLLPAGIAAVEGEFTAGDPVELRDAAGRPVARGLVNFDAKEIPRLIGRSTRELARELGPAYEREVVHRDDLVLLHA, from the coding sequence GTGGGCGAGGCCCGCAGGATCGTCGTCAAGGTGGGCTCCTCGTCGCTGACCACCGCAGCGGGCGGCCTGGACGCCGACCGCGTCGACGCGCTCGTCGACGTCCTCGCCAAGAGCCGTGGCGGGGACGGCACCGCCCGCAGCGGCAACGGGGGAGAGCGGGAGATCGTCCTCGTCTCCTCCGGCGCCATCGCGGCCGGACTCGCCCCGCTGGGCCTGCGCCGCCGCCCCCGCGACCTCGCCCGCCAGCAGGCCGCCGCCAGCGTCGGGCAGGGCCTCCTCGTCGCGCGCTACACCGCGTCCTTCGCCCGCTACGGCGTCCGCGTCGGCCAAGTCCTGCTCACCTCCGACGACATGAGCCGCCGCGCCCACCACCGCAACGCCTCCCGCACCCTCGACAAGCTGCTCGCGATGGGCGCCTTCCCGATCGTCAACGAGAACGACACCGTCGCCACCGACGAGATCCGCTTCGGCGACAACGACCGTCTCGCAGCCCTCGTGGCCCACCTCGTCCACGCCGACCTGCTGGTCCTCCTCTCCGACGTCGACGGCGTCTACGACGGCGACCCGAGCAAGCCCGGCACCTCGCGGATAGCGCAGGTGCGCGGTCCCGAGGACCTCGCGGGCGTCGAGATCGGCAATGCGGGCAAGGCGGGCGTCGGCACCGGCGGCATGGTCACCAAGGTGGAGGCCGCCCGCATCGCCGCCGCGGCCGGCATCCCGGTCGTGCTGACCAGCGCCGTCCACGCCGCCGAGGCGCTCGCCGGCGGCGACACCGGCACCTACTTCCACCCGGCGGGCAAGCGCTCCGCCGACCGGCTGCTGTGGCTCCAGCACGCCTCCACCCCGCAGGGGGCGCTGACCCTGGACGACGGCGCGGTGGACGCCGTCGTGAAGGGGCGCAAGTCGCTGCTGCCCGCCGGAATCGCCGCCGTGGAAGGCGAGTTCACCGCCGGTGACCCCGTCGAACTGCGGGACGCGGCCGGCCGGCCCGTGGCCCGGGGACTCGTCAACTTCGACGCCAAGGAGATCCCACGGCTGATCGGGCGTTCGACCCGCGAGCTGGCCCGCGAGCTCGGCCCGGCGTACGAACGCGAGGTCGTACACAGGGACGACCTGGTGCTCCTGCACGCGTGA